One Cuculus canorus isolate bCucCan1 chromosome 2, bCucCan1.pri, whole genome shotgun sequence genomic region harbors:
- the PTF1A gene encoding pancreas transcription factor 1 subunit alpha, which translates to METMLLEHFPGGLDSFSSPPYFDEEDFFPDPPSRDALAAEGLLEPEVDFLSRQLHEYYRDGGDPEGGYCCPPPAAAFPPSPASPGFAYECCGAAGAALLSPGSRLQALGSAKRRRRVRSEAELQQLRQAANVRERRRMQSINDAFEGLRSHIPTLPYEKRLSKVDTLRLAIGYINFLSELVQSDLPLRSASSESPSQPKKIIICHRGTRSPSPSDPDYGLPPLAGHSLSWTDEKQLKEQNIIRTAKVWTPEDPRKVNNKASLNDIENEPPFDFVA; encoded by the exons ATGGAGACGATgctgctggagcacttcccCGGGGGCCTGGACTCTTTCTCCTCGCCCCCATACTTCGACGAGGAGGACTTCTTCCCCGACCCGCCCTCGCGGGACGCTTTGGCCGCCGAGGGGCTGCTGGAGCCGGAGGTGGACTTCCTCAGCCGGCAGCTGCACGAGTACTACCGCGACGGCGGCGACCCCGAGGGCGGCTACTGctgcccgccgcccgccgccgccttCCCGCCGTCGCCCGCCTCGCCCGGCTTCGCCTACGAGTGctgcggggcggcgggcgcggcGCTGCTGTCCCCCGGGTCGCGGCTGCAGGCTCTGGGCTCGGCCAAGCGTAGGCGGCGGGTGCGCTCCGAGgcggagctgcagcagctccggCAGGCGGCCAACGTGCGGGAGCGGCGGCGGATGCAGTCCATCAACGACGCCTTCGAGGGGCTGCGCTCGCACATCCCCACCCTGCCCTACGAGAAGCGGCTCTCCAAGGTGGACACGCTGCGCCTGGCCATCGGCTACATCAACTTCCTCAGCGAGCTGGTGCAGTCCGACCTGCCGCTGCGCAGCGCCAGCAGCGAGAGCCCCAGCCAGCCCAAGAAGATCATCATCTGCCACCGCGGCACAA GATCTCCCTCCCCGAGCGACCCCGACTACGGACTCCCCCCTCTGGCCGGTCACTCCCTGTCGTGGACTGATGAAAAGCAACTCAAGGAACAAAACATCATCCGGACAGCCAAAGTGTGGACCCCCGAGGACCCACGGAAGGTGAACAACAAAGCCTCCCTCAACGACATCGAGAATGAACCCCCCTTCGACTTTGTGGCGTGA